The Fervidicoccaceae archaeon genome contains a region encoding:
- a CDS encoding CBS domain-containing protein — protein sequence MAAVYSDKKPVVLHASTSLLQAVRSMIRRKRYHVVLVDEAGSPWGVLSARDAARAVFVIGEEGIEVAEAGSLGRILQNPSYLYASRPAVTAPESVSLEEALSVMVSRGLGCLPLVDENGRLTGVLDERFLVRAFPEYSTQATCDAATWNPVVVEPDEDVAASVGYMLSMGVRRLVVPAPGGGHKLVSLSQVLDYVSRDEILRRLMRGERSPLEKPVITLAETPWEADCGHTLKEVASMISADPMGAVLVYDRELGKGPGIITERDVLRALARELRSA from the coding sequence ATGGCCGCGGTTTACAGCGACAAGAAACCGGTGGTCCTACACGCCAGCACCTCGCTGCTCCAAGCCGTCAGGAGCATGATAAGGAGAAAGCGCTATCACGTCGTCCTCGTTGACGAGGCGGGGTCGCCGTGGGGGGTGCTCAGCGCGCGCGACGCGGCCAGAGCTGTCTTCGTGATCGGGGAGGAGGGCATAGAGGTCGCCGAGGCCGGGAGCCTCGGTAGAATACTTCAGAACCCATCGTACCTCTACGCCTCTCGTCCGGCCGTGACCGCTCCCGAGAGCGTCTCGCTCGAGGAGGCCCTGAGCGTCATGGTCAGCAGAGGATTGGGGTGTCTCCCTCTAGTCGACGAAAACGGGAGGCTAACGGGAGTCCTCGACGAGAGGTTCCTCGTCAGAGCGTTCCCGGAGTACTCCACTCAAGCCACGTGCGATGCGGCTACGTGGAACCCTGTAGTGGTAGAGCCAGACGAGGATGTAGCCGCGTCGGTCGGATACATGCTATCGATGGGGGTGAGGAGGCTCGTAGTACCCGCGCCGGGCGGAGGCCACAAGCTCGTCTCACTATCTCAAGTCCTCGATTACGTGTCGCGCGACGAGATCTTGAGGAGGCTGATGAGAGGCGAGAGATCGCCGCTCGAGAAACCGGTCATAACCTTAGCCGAGACGCCGTGGGAGGCCGACTGCGGTCACACGTTGAAAGAGGTAGCCTCCATGATATCGGCCGACCCGATGGGAGCGGTACTGGTCTACGACCGAGAGCTCGGAAAGGGGCCCGGCATCATAACCGAGCGCGATGTACTTAGAGCCTTGGCTCGAGAGTTGAGATCAGCTTAG
- a CDS encoding glutamate synthase-related protein, translating into MSLERVLRNSSYLNAMSTTSTRTRVRDVNPQSGLCPICVSDCAFVCSISLAAFRANEALYPDTKYFGESTASSLKDYGIDWSHINILPRLRGAEGVEEDPDVAVFPNADVSSRVGKLKLKFPLLMGAYGSTDVARKYWDGLASGAALSGCAIVIGENVCGVDPEALFERGKVVRSPEMERRVRIYRDHWDGSHGGIVVQINVEDTRFGVHEYAASKLEVDVVEIKWGQGAKAIGGEIRVRDLQRAIELKRRGYIVLPDPEDPIAQEAFRLGLIDGFERHSRVGMPTEKSTEELVDFIRGLGVKNVTIKTGAYRPADVAWQMKVASELKVDYITFDGAGGGTGMSPVPMMNEMGVPTVYLEALVLRAATTLKKRGKHVPDIVMAGGFIDETQIFKAIAMSNFGDGPFVKAVTMARAPLTAVMKSEYFVRLAVEGKLPSGFKEKYGERPEKFFSLYEHVRRTYARTPGVDIPWGGLGLYSYVQKMATGLKQLLAGARKFKLELINRDDLAALDPLASEVTGLPMLHEVDKEDFERILLS; encoded by the coding sequence GTGAGCTTGGAGCGCGTGTTGAGGAACTCATCTTACCTTAACGCCATGTCGACAACTTCTACTAGGACCAGGGTGAGGGACGTCAATCCGCAGAGCGGCCTCTGTCCGATATGCGTGAGCGATTGTGCATTCGTGTGCTCGATCTCGCTCGCGGCTTTCAGAGCCAATGAGGCTCTATACCCGGACACGAAATACTTCGGGGAGAGCACAGCATCTTCTCTGAAGGATTACGGAATCGATTGGAGCCACATAAACATCCTGCCGAGGCTGCGGGGAGCCGAGGGGGTGGAAGAGGATCCGGACGTCGCCGTCTTCCCCAATGCCGACGTGTCCAGTAGGGTGGGGAAGCTCAAGCTAAAGTTCCCATTACTCATGGGAGCTTACGGATCGACGGATGTGGCCAGGAAGTACTGGGACGGCCTGGCCTCGGGGGCCGCTCTCTCGGGCTGCGCTATAGTCATAGGCGAGAACGTGTGCGGCGTCGACCCCGAAGCTCTCTTCGAGAGAGGCAAAGTGGTCAGGTCGCCCGAGATGGAGAGGAGGGTGAGAATCTACAGAGACCACTGGGATGGCTCGCACGGAGGCATCGTCGTCCAAATAAACGTGGAGGACACGAGGTTCGGCGTGCACGAGTACGCCGCCTCGAAGCTCGAGGTCGACGTCGTCGAGATCAAGTGGGGACAGGGGGCTAAGGCCATCGGCGGCGAGATCAGAGTTAGAGACCTACAGAGAGCCATCGAGTTGAAGAGGAGAGGCTACATCGTTTTGCCCGATCCCGAGGACCCCATTGCTCAAGAGGCCTTCAGGCTAGGTCTCATCGACGGTTTCGAGAGGCACAGCAGAGTCGGCATGCCGACCGAGAAGTCGACCGAGGAGCTCGTCGATTTCATCCGGGGACTCGGCGTGAAGAACGTCACCATAAAAACCGGGGCCTACAGGCCGGCCGATGTGGCTTGGCAAATGAAGGTGGCCAGCGAGCTCAAGGTAGACTACATCACGTTCGATGGCGCCGGCGGCGGGACGGGAATGTCACCGGTTCCCATGATGAATGAGATGGGTGTGCCCACGGTTTACTTAGAGGCACTCGTGCTCAGAGCTGCCACCACATTGAAAAAGAGAGGAAAGCACGTGCCGGACATAGTCATGGCGGGAGGCTTCATCGATGAGACCCAGATCTTCAAGGCCATAGCCATGAGCAACTTCGGCGACGGACCCTTCGTCAAGGCAGTCACGATGGCCAGAGCTCCTTTGACCGCCGTCATGAAGTCGGAGTACTTCGTCAGACTCGCCGTAGAAGGCAAGCTTCCCTCGGGCTTCAAGGAGAAGTACGGGGAGAGACCAGAGAAGTTCTTCTCGCTGTACGAGCACGTGAGGAGGACCTACGCCAGAACGCCGGGAGTAGACATACCGTGGGGGGGACTGGGCCTCTATAGCTATGTACAGAAGATGGCGACGGGACTGAAGCAGCTTCTCGCCGGCGCGAGGAAGTTCAAGCTGGAGCTAATAAACAGAGACGACTTGGCAGCTCTCGACCCTCTGGCGAGCGAGGTAACGGGGCTTCCGATGCTCCACGAAGTAGACAAGGAGGACTTCGAGCGAATTCTTCTCTCTTGA